The proteins below come from a single Papaver somniferum cultivar HN1 chromosome 11, ASM357369v1, whole genome shotgun sequence genomic window:
- the LOC113322767 gene encoding putative glucose-6-phosphate 1-epimerase, with protein MGHSAAVWDQRAAIEVTKDWNGIDQVVLRSPRGASARISLYGGQVTSWRNDRGEELLFTSSKAILKAPKGMQGGIPICFPQFGSCGLLEKNGFARNKIWTIDDNPPPLPTNDSTGKAFVDLLLKPSEEDLKSWPHSFEFRLRVSLATNGDLTMISRIRNIDSKPFSFSFAYHTYLSVSDISEVRIEGLETLDYLDYLCQKERFTEQGDAITFENEVDRVYLSSPNIVAVLDHEKKRTFVIRKEGLPDVVVWNPWEKKSKTMTDFGDEEYKQMLCVDAAVIEKPIMLKPGEEWKGRLGITVVPSSYCSEHDPCLSGL; from the exons ATGGGTCATTCAGCTGCAGTTTGGGATCAAAGAGCAGCAATTGAGGTTACAAAAGATTGGAATGGGATTGATCAGGTCGTGCTTCGATCGCCTCGAGGAGCTTCGGCTAGG ATTAGCTTGTATGGAGGACAAGTTACGTCGTGGAGGAATGATAGAGGCGAAGAGCTCTTGTTTACAAGTAGTAAG GCCATCTTAAAGGCTCCGAAAGGAATGCAAGGAGGAATTCCTATATGTTTCCCACAG TTTGGAAGTTGTGGGTTGCTGGAGAAAAATGGGTTCGCTAGGAATAAAATTTGGACCATTGATGACAATCCTCCTCCTCTTCCCACCAACGACTCAACTGGTAAAGCTTTTGTTGATTTGCTGCTTAAACCATCCGAAGAGGATTTGAAAAGCTGGCCTCATAG TTTTGAGTTCCGCCTTAGGGTTTCTCTTGCCACAAACGGGGACCTCACCATGATTTCACGCATTAGGAACATCGATTCCAAGCCATTTAGCTTCTCATTTGCATATCATACATATCTCTCTGTTTCCGATATCAG TGAAGTAAGAATAGAAGGTTTGGAAACACTCGACTATCTTGATTACCTTTGCCAGAAAGAACGCTTTACAGAACAAGGAGATGCAATTACATTTGAAAATGAG GTCGATCGAGTTTATCTAAGTTCTCCAAACATAGTCGCAGTCCTTGACCATGAAAAGAAGCGGACATTTGTTATACGTAAAGAAGGGCTTCCTGATGTTG TCGTTTGGAACCCATGGGAGAAGAAATCAAAAACCATGACAGATTTTGGGGATGAGGAGTACAAACAGATGCTCTGTGTTGACGCTGCAGTGATTGAGAAACCGATCATGTTGAAGCCAGGTGAAGAATGGAAAGGTCGATTAGGAATCACTGTCGTGCCTTCCAGTTACTGCAGTGAACACGATCCTTGTCTGAGCGGACTTTGA